The Amblyraja radiata isolate CabotCenter1 chromosome 1, sAmbRad1.1.pri, whole genome shotgun sequence genome contains a region encoding:
- the LOC116982682 gene encoding uncharacterized protein LOC116982682 — protein MSYVGQPRLCRKCTKPGDVMAQCTAVVCKTAGHETKDCQASKNCNLCGEAGHLYRPCPKRACTYAHATTGAAASTPRVGETLPTTAKTPAERGNRDEDSPTTSSPQAPEGDPQHLAQEGELMEEGEQQEKWMMVMYKKHQKVQPKEQRPEGAGKSKNNPKKRSLSLTEGSNLSSSEDELTVKSQRGRQRTKTGGKEKGHAKHPPGDREQSSG, from the coding sequence aTGAGCTACGTGGGGCAACCCAGGCTGTGCAGGAAATGCACCAAGCCTGGGGATGTGATGGCCCAATGCACTGCAGTTGTCTGCAAGACGGCGGGCCATGAGACAAAGGACTGTCAGgccagcaagaactgcaacctgtgcGGGGAGGCAGGCCACCTTTACAGGCCTTGCCCTAAAAGAGCCTGCACCTATGCACATGCGACAACAGGGGCTGCTGCCAGCACCCCCAGGGTGGGCGAGACACTCCCCACCACTGCCAAGACCCCAGCAGAAAGGgggaacagggatgaggacagcccgaccacctcgagcccccaagcGCCAGAAGGAGACCCCCAGCACCTTGCCCAGGAGGGAGAGTTGATGGAGGAGGGGGAACAGCAGGAGAAATGGATGATGGTGATGTATAAAAAACACCAGAAGGTTCAGCCCAAAGAGCAGAGGCCGGAAGGGGCTGGTAAGTCCAAAAATAACCCCAAAAAAAgatctctctccctgacagaaggcagcaacctctcctcgtcggaggatgagtTGACTGTGAAGTCCCAACGAGGGAGGCAAAGGAcgaaaacgggaggaaaagagaAAGGCCACGCCAAGCATCCCCCAGGAGATCGAGAGCAGAGCAGTGgctga
- the LOC116982694 gene encoding 60S ribosomal protein L35-like, protein MAKIKARDLRGKKKEELLKQLDDLKVELYQLRVAKVTGGAASKLSKIRVVRKSIARVLTVINQTQKENLRKFYKGKKYKPLDMQTKKTRAMRQRLNKNEESLKTTKLQRKERLYPMRKYAVKA, encoded by the coding sequence ATGGCAAAGATCAAGGCACGAGATCTGCGAGGCAAAAAGAAGGAGGAGCTCCTCAAGCAGCTGGATGATCTCAAAGTGGAACTGTACCAGCTCCGTGTTGCCAAGGTAACAGGAGGAGCTGCGTCAAAGCTTTCCAAGATCCGTGTCGTGCGCAAGTCCATTGCCAGAGTCCTTACCGTCATTAATCAGACACAGAAGGAGAACTTGAGAAAATTCTACAAAGGCAAGAAGTACAAGCCGTTGGATATGCAGACCAAGAAGACCCGAGCCATGCGCCAGCGACTAAACAAGAACGAGGAGAGTTTGAAGACGACGAAACTGCAGAGGAAAGAGCGTCTGTACCCCATGCGCAAATACGCTGTGAAAGCTTAA